One genomic window of Limanda limanda chromosome 16, fLimLim1.1, whole genome shotgun sequence includes the following:
- the commd6 gene encoding COMM domain-containing protein 6, whose translation MPAAAAEVSCDVNKSVDNICRLSPDLLEEACQHILTYLQGRATGVDSAQMSDTFQRAGVRLDHEALQHMIRFLLLTFRSAGKNNLSGDDLVSRLEESSNKWSKASLQVLHRLWSEHGASVHTQQEVQAMLSIGQLVDIQWKLGMAVSSDTCRSLNSPYVCLLLKIAEPSGQICLKSFEMTVPQFQHFHKQFKEMAAAMETV comes from the exons ATgccagcagccgcagcagaggTGTCATGTG ACGTCAACAAAAGTGTGGACAACATCTGCCGGCTTTCTCCAGATCTGTTAGAAGAAGCA TGTCAGCACATTCTGACTTATCTTCAAGGGCGAGCTACAGGAGTAGATTCAGCTCAAATGTCTGAT ACATTTCAGAGAGCTGGAGTTAGACTTGACCATGAAGCCCTGCAGCACATGATCCGTTTCCTGTTGCTAACATTCAG GTCAGCTGGGAAAAACAACCTGTCAGGAGATGACCTTGTGTCGAGGCTGGAGGAAAGTAGCAACAAGTGGTCCAAAGCTTCTCTGCAGGTGTTGCACAGGTTGTGGAGTGAACATGGTGCATCGGTCCACACTCAGCAGGAGGTCCAGGCAATGCTCAGCATCGGCCAG CTAGTGGACATCCAGTGGAAGCTTGGGATGGCGGTGAGCTCCGACACCTGCCGATCTCTCAACTCtccatatgtgtgtctgttgctgAAGATCGCCGAGCCCTCGGGACAAATCTGTCTGAAGTCTTTTGAAATGACCGTTCCACAGTTCCAG